A single region of the Nocardioides ochotonae genome encodes:
- a CDS encoding phospholipase D-like domain-containing protein, with product MTSPAPRTDRLLLNLRRALAALVAAPFILAIAMSLVDSYRRRGKKPKPFPVTPPRSVDVGEGTITTYTYGADLYADMLAAIQGAKRQVLFETYLWKGDEVGERFKRALADAARRGVEVYCIYDGFGNLVVNPRFKRFPRPMKVLRFPSYAAGWRFFDVTRYGRDHRKILVVDDSEAFVGGYNIGSAYETEWRDTHIRVTGPAVWDLKRAFADFWNLNRRRRLHASEPPLLLDTASTWEPQIRIHRNVPRLWMFPIRNLYLEAIARSYRRVWLTTAYFLPDQDFVDTLRAAAQRGVDVRLLVPLKSNHVVADWISRGYYSQLLDAGVRIFRYRDAMVHAKTMTIDGSWSTVGTANIDRLSLQGNYEINVEIFDEGLAQNLEEIFSVDQSHSLELTAGEWAARDLHRKFTENVLAPLRPLL from the coding sequence TCGCGATGTCGCTGGTCGACTCCTACCGGCGCCGGGGCAAGAAGCCGAAGCCGTTCCCGGTGACGCCGCCGCGCAGCGTCGACGTCGGCGAGGGCACGATCACGACCTACACCTACGGCGCCGACCTCTACGCCGACATGCTCGCCGCGATCCAGGGCGCGAAGCGCCAGGTGCTCTTCGAGACCTACCTGTGGAAGGGCGACGAGGTCGGCGAGCGATTCAAGCGGGCCCTCGCCGACGCCGCGCGGCGCGGCGTGGAGGTCTACTGCATCTACGACGGGTTCGGGAACCTCGTGGTGAACCCCCGGTTCAAGCGCTTCCCGCGCCCGATGAAGGTGCTCCGCTTCCCCTCGTACGCCGCGGGGTGGCGCTTCTTCGACGTCACCCGCTACGGCCGCGACCACCGCAAGATCCTCGTGGTCGACGACTCCGAGGCGTTCGTCGGCGGCTACAACATCGGCTCGGCCTACGAGACGGAGTGGCGCGACACCCACATCCGGGTCACCGGCCCGGCGGTGTGGGACCTCAAGCGCGCCTTCGCCGACTTCTGGAACCTCAACCGTCGCCGGCGCCTGCACGCCAGCGAGCCGCCGCTGCTGCTCGACACCGCCTCCACCTGGGAGCCGCAGATCCGGATCCACCGCAACGTGCCGCGGCTGTGGATGTTCCCGATCCGCAACCTCTACCTCGAGGCGATCGCCCGCTCCTACCGCCGGGTCTGGCTGACCACCGCCTACTTCCTGCCCGACCAGGACTTCGTCGACACGCTGCGCGCGGCGGCCCAGCGCGGGGTCGACGTGCGGCTCCTGGTGCCGCTGAAGTCCAACCACGTCGTGGCCGACTGGATCTCGCGCGGCTACTACAGCCAGCTGCTCGACGCCGGGGTGCGGATCTTCCGCTACCGCGACGCGATGGTCCACGCCAAGACCATGACCATCGACGGCAGCTGGAGCACCGTCGGCACCGCCAACATCGACCGGCTCAGCCTCCAGGGCAACTACGAGATCAACGTCGAGATCTTCGACGAGGGCCTGGCGCAGAACCTCGAGGAGATCTTCAGCGTCGACCAGTCCCACTCCCTCGAGCTCACCGCGGGCGAGTGGGCGGCGCGCGACCTGCACCGCAAGTTCACCGAGAACGTGCTCGCCCCGCTGCGTCCGCTGCTCTGA